The genomic region TAATCTTCCTGCAACAGGTAGCCATCTTAAAACCATTCCAAAATAATATTGCATCATTAAACCAAACCAAAATACAGGAATAGCATATATAAAAACAGAATATACTCTTGCAGAAACATCAAATATCCCATCTCTATGCGCCGCTGCCTCAGCGCCCCAGAAAATACCAATCAGAACTGCTACTAAAAATGCAAACAGTGTTAATTCTACTGTTGCTGGAAATCTATCTTTTATTTCATTCCATACTGGTCTTGAAGTTAAAGTGGATTTACCAAGATCTCCTTTCAATAAATCTCCAACATAATCAAAAAATTGAACTATGATTGGTTTATCCAATCCTAATTCATGACGTTTTTGATCTATAACTTCCTGTGGAGCTTTACCCCCTAAAATTGCAAGAACAGGATCTCCTGGTATTATTCTAAGAACAAAAAATATAACAATCAATAGTATAAACATCATAGGGATTGCTAATAAAATTCTTGTGAGTATGTAATCTTTTAAGGACACCAGTCATCACCTCTTTTAAAAACCCCGCCATTTGGCGGGGAGATTATTATTTCTTTTCAATAAGATAATATCTAAATATTTGTGTAGGTTCTAATAATACACCTTTT from Marinitoga aeolica harbors:
- a CDS encoding ABC transporter permease, whose product is MSLKDYILTRILLAIPMMFILLIVIFFVLRIIPGDPVLAILGGKAPQEVIDQKRHELGLDKPIIVQFFDYVGDLLKGDLGKSTLTSRPVWNEIKDRFPATVELTLFAFLVAVLIGIFWGAEAAAHRDGIFDVSARVYSVFIYAIPVFWFGLMMQYYFGMVLRWLPVAGRLSPIVSLDTKTGFFLLDSIITWNWEAFIDVLKHLLMPGITLGLVISSIFLRMVRNNTILMLSQDFSTAARARGISQRRVLYKHALRNAMVPILTVMGLQLAILLAGAVLTETTFSWPGLGSYLVMKIRYRDFPAIQGTIVFFAFFVIVISIVVDIINALIDPRVRY